The following coding sequences are from one Eucalyptus grandis isolate ANBG69807.140 chromosome 11, ASM1654582v1, whole genome shotgun sequence window:
- the LOC104425108 gene encoding non-specific lipid-transfer protein 1, producing the protein MASSGLSKLACVALLCMVAAASVAEAAVTCGQVSSALAPCIPYARSGRGPVPAGCCNGIRSLNNAARTTPDRQAACKCLKSASGSISGINFGVVAAIPGKCGVNIPYKISPSTNCNSVK; encoded by the exons ATGGCGAGCTCCGGGCTTTCGAAGCTGGCGTGCGTGGCCCTCCTGTGCATGGTGGCGGCGGCCTCCGTGGCCGAGGCCGCCGTGACGTGCGGCCAGGTGTCGAGCGCCCTGGCCCCGTGCATCCCCTACGCCAGGAGCGGCAGGGGCCCCGTGCCGGCCGGGTGCTGCAACGGGATCAGGTCGCTGAACAACGCCGCCAGGACCACCCCGGACCGCCAGGCCGCCTGCAAGTGCCTTAAGTCTGCCTCCGGCAGCATCTCTGGCATCAACTTTGGGGTCGTGGCCGCCATCCCCGGCAAGTGCGGGGTCAACATCCCCTACAAGATCAGCCCCAGCACCAACTGCAACAG CGTGAAGTGA